In Bacteroidales bacterium, the genomic stretch ACCAAGATAATCAATATCTCCGGCGTGGTCTAATTCCGGGTCACTCTCTTCGAATTCGATTTCCGGAAATAATTTAGTAAGACCATCATTAATAACAGATTTTTCAAGTAAAAAACCATCATAAGTTCGGACAATGGTAACTTCATAAATGTAATCTTTACAATTTTGCAGTGTTAAAGCTTCAAATGCTTCTGTCCATTCAGGGATTACAACTTCGGTTATCTTTGCATACAATCTTTCACCAAGTTCGTTTAATGTTTCTTTGGTTATTTTAACACTTTCTTTTTTCTTGGTATATGCTTTTTTAAAGTAGAATTTTTCCCATTCAGATAGTGCTTTTGGTTGACATTCTCTTATTAATGCCATAACTGCATCAACTTTATTTGGTCTTGTAAGTTGATAAGTGTTGCTTGTATAGTTTAATACTTTTTCCTTTTTTCCAAAAGGTTTTGCATGTTTTTTGAATTCTTTCTTTGACATTATACAATTTCTTTGTTTAAATAATTAATAAACCTTTCTTTATTCTTGTAATTAAATGTCAAATCAACATCTGCAAATCCATTTTTTATCAGGTGAGCGTTTAGGAACGTTTTATTTTTTAAATACAGGTAAACCATTAAATGATTATTATCATCGTGTTTAATTTCATCATATTTCATAAAAACTTTCTGTCCTTTTGTTTTAAGTTGTAAAAATTCTATTGCTTTCCCGTTAGCATCTTTTTTTTCTTTAACTCCGATAAGTTTAATTATTAAGTCGTTGTTTAGCTTAATTAATTCAGGGCTGATGATTTCTTTAACTGAATAATATTCTTCTCTTTGCGTTGAGCCGTTTTGGTCAATTTTAGAACCAAATTGTAGTTTTTTAGGGTCAATTTTTTTGTCGAATTTTTGAAAGTCTTTAAATATATACGGCAATTTCTCAATTTCATTTTTGTAATCTGTAATTACGTTGTTTTGAGAAATAAATTCATAATTTGAATTAAAAATATCGCTTTGATTTATTTCCAGTTTTCTTTTGATAAAAGGAATAAATTCAGGATTCATTTCATAACCGACAGAATTCCTGTTTAGTTTTTTTGCTGAAAGTGAAGTTGTTCCGCTTCCAAGAAAAGGGTCAAGAACAATATCTCCAACAAAAGAAAACATTTTAATAAGCCTTTTTGGTAACTCTTCCGGGAACATCGCAATATGTCCGTCTTGTTTTGCTCCTCCAAAATTCCAATGACCCGCAAAATAAGTTTTCCATTCTTCTTTGGTCATTTTTGATTGCTCTTTAATTTCTTTATTTGGTTTTATCGGTGTTCCTAACTTTTTGAATAATAAGATAAATTCATAGTCAATAGATAAAATACCGTTTCTCGGAGTTGGGTAGCTTCCCATTAATGAAGCTCCGCCGGTAGTGTTTGATGTTGTCTTTTTTTGCCAAATTATTGCTCCCATATAATCAAATCCGACAGCTTCACAAAATTTTATTATTTCAGTTCGTATCGGAATAACTTTATATCTGCCATAATAAACTGCTCTTGCAAATTGGTCTCCTATATTAACACACAAACGGCATCCGTTATTAAGAACTCTGTAACTTTCTTTCCAAACAAGATTTAAGTTGTTAATATATTCTTCATAACTGTCATTATATCCAATTTGGTTTTTCGTTCCGTAATCTTTTAATTGCCAATATGGCGGTGAAGTTATTACTAAATCAACTGATTTATCTTCAAGTTCAATCATTTGCCGACTGTCACCATTTATAATTTTATGTTGCGTTTTAAAGCTCATTTTATTTTCTTTAAATAAAAGCAAAGATAACCATTAAATATTTTGCTGTGAAATTTGTTTTTGGATACTTCTTTCAGCTTGCTTATAACATATAAGCATTCTATTGACAGTTGCGACATGCAGAATGCGAGCATCCAAAATTAACAAAAAATATTATAAAAAGAGATGCTTTGTAAATAACTCTCAAGCAATTGTTTAGAGAATGCAGTTGGACTATGTCTACACTTATCTTATTATATGGGTATTGTATTAAAGTTTTTATATATTTATAAAAAAAAGTTGCCTTAAAAAGACAACTCCTATAATAATTAAGATTTAATACATTTTATTTTTCAACTTTCAATATACTTTTTACTAATTCTTCAAGTTGTTGCTTGTTCCTGTAACTTGCAATTTTTTTATAATTACCGTCTGCAGGTATAAATAACAAAGTCGGAATACTTCTTATCTTAAATAAATTTGCTAAAGTCGGATTTTCATCTCTGTTTATTCTATAGATTTGAAGTTTATTCCCGTATTCACTTTGAATAGCTTTTAAATGAGGTGCAATCATTTTACAAGGTTGACACCAATCTGCATAAAAGTCAATAATCATAGGTTTATTACCTTTAAATTTCCATTGCGAATTCGTATCATAGTTCCAAACATTTGCTTTAAAACTTGCTTCATTCAAAAATGTAACTTTCTGTGAAAAACAGTATAAAGACCCGAATATGAATAATCCCGTAATAATGAATATCCTTTTCATTTGTCTGATTTTAAGGTTGTTATTAATTAATTTAAGCTGTTCAATTTGATACTGTATTAATAGTATAACGATAATTATACCAAAATGTTTCTTTTAAATAAAAGCCGGCAAATAACATCGGCTTTTTATTAACAAGTAATGTTAGCTTGTCTTAAAGAACGATTCAGAAATAAGTTATAAGTCCTTACTTGTTCGTTCCTAATCAGGTTTTTCAACACCAAGTACATCAGTAATAGCTTTTTCAAAAGATTCTTTCGGCAATGCACCGACAGACATTTGCGGTTGCCCTTCTTTGGGTACGAATAACAAAGAAGGAATACTTTGAATACCGAACATTCCGGCGAGATTTCTTTCAATTTCTGTATCTATTTTATAGATGTTTATTGAATCACCATATTCTTCTTTAAGTTCATCTAAAATAGGAGCAACCATTTTACAAGGTTGACACCAGTCAGCATAGAAATCAATCATACAAGGAACATCTCCTTCAAATTTCCAATCTTTATTTTTCTCATAATTAAAAACTTTTTCTTTAAAAGTTTTTTCGTTTAAAAATTCTACTTTTGTCATTTTATTATATTAAATTATGTAAATATATAGTTTTGATTTTTGCATACATATCAAATTATATGCCTTTTGAATATTTTGTACAAAATACAATAAAATATATGACAATATTACCACTTAGTATTTATTTTTCAGAAAAAAAGATACTTTTGTCAGTCGGAAATAATGGTTGAATGAGTGAATGATAAAATGCTTGAATGAGTGAATGTTTTATCATTTAAATATTAAATAATAAAACTATGCAAGAATTTAAGAGATACATGGTAACTTCTGCTTTACCATATGCAAACGGACCTGTACATATAGGACATTTAGCCGGTGTTTATATTCCCTCCGACATATATGTAAGATATTTAAGATTAAAAGGAAAAGATGTAAAGTGGGTTTGCGGTTCTGATGAGCATGGTGTGCCGATAACTTTAAAGGCAAGAAAAGAAGGAATAAGCCCGCAGGAAGTCGTTGACAGGTATCATACGATTATTAAAGATTCTTTTGAAGAATTCGGTATATCTGTTGATATTTATTCCAGAACAAGCAAAGAAATACATCACAAAACAGCATCAGACTTTTTTAAGAAGTTATACGAGGAAGGCAAGTTCATTGAAAAAACAAGTGAGCAATATTATGATACAGAAGAAAATCAATTTCTGGCAGACAGATATATAAAAGGAACATGCCCGAAATGCGGAAACGATGAAGCATACGGTGATCAATGTGAGAAGTGCGGAAGTGCATTAAGCCCTACAGAACTTATTAATCCGAAATCAACTATCAGTGGTTCTGCTTTAAGCTTGAAAGAAACAAAACATTGGTATTTGCCTTTAGATAAACATGAATCTTTTTTAAGAAAATGGATTTTGGAAGATCATAAAGAGTGGAAACCTAATGTTTACGGGCAATGCAAATCATGGCTTGATTCAGGATTACAAGCAAGAGCTGTAAGCAGAGACTTGAATTGGGGTGTTCCTTTACCTATTGATAATACAGAAGGAAAAGTATTGTATGTTTGGTTTGATGCACCTATCGGATATATTTCCGCTACAAAAGAAATTACCGAAGATTGGGAGAAATACTGGAAAGACCCGGAAACCAAATTAGTTCATTTTATCGGAAAAGATAATATCGTTTTTCATTGTATTATTTTTCCTGCCATGTTAAAAGCTGACGGTTCATATATTCTTCCTGAAAATGTACCCGCAAATGCTTTTTTAAATCTTGAGAA encodes the following:
- the trxA gene encoding thioredoxin, which codes for MTKVEFLNEKTFKEKVFNYEKNKDWKFEGDVPCMIDFYADWCQPCKMVAPILDELKEEYGDSINIYKIDTEIERNLAGMFGIQSIPSLLFVPKEGQPQMSVGALPKESFEKAITDVLGVEKPD
- a CDS encoding MjaI family restriction endonuclease, producing MSKKEFKKHAKPFGKKEKVLNYTSNTYQLTRPNKVDAVMALIRECQPKALSEWEKFYFKKAYTKKKESVKITKETLNELGERLYAKITEVVIPEWTEAFEALTLQNCKDYIYEVTIVRTYDGFLLEKSVINDGLTKLFPEIEFEESDPELDHAGDIDYLGKVGEKAFGIQIKPITANANFGNYKITERMSASFQDFEEKYGGKVFVIFSTRTGDKKVIKNKEIIEEIKSEIERLTRIADL
- a CDS encoding thioredoxin fold domain-containing protein; this translates as MKRIFIITGLFIFGSLYCFSQKVTFLNEASFKANVWNYDTNSQWKFKGNKPMIIDFYADWCQPCKMIAPHLKAIQSEYGNKLQIYRINRDENPTLANLFKIRSIPTLLFIPADGNYKKIASYRNKQQLEELVKSILKVEK
- a CDS encoding site-specific DNA-methyltransferase, which produces MSFKTQHKIINGDSRQMIELEDKSVDLVITSPPYWQLKDYGTKNQIGYNDSYEEYINNLNLVWKESYRVLNNGCRLCVNIGDQFARAVYYGRYKVIPIRTEIIKFCEAVGFDYMGAIIWQKKTTSNTTGGASLMGSYPTPRNGILSIDYEFILLFKKLGTPIKPNKEIKEQSKMTKEEWKTYFAGHWNFGGAKQDGHIAMFPEELPKRLIKMFSFVGDIVLDPFLGSGTTSLSAKKLNRNSVGYEMNPEFIPFIKRKLEINQSDIFNSNYEFISQNNVITDYKNEIEKLPYIFKDFQKFDKKIDPKKLQFGSKIDQNGSTQREEYYSVKEIISPELIKLNNDLIIKLIGVKEKKDANGKAIEFLQLKTKGQKVFMKYDEIKHDDNNHLMVYLYLKNKTFLNAHLIKNGFADVDLTFNYKNKERFINYLNKEIV